GAGGAACGCGCCGGTCTGGCCAGTCTTCGTGAAACCCTCGGGCAAGAGGCCGCGGCCCACACGCAGGCGCAAGTCGCGCTCGCCGCCAAACAAAAGGAAGTCGCCCGCGAAGCTGCGCGCATCGAAGCCGAAGCCGCGGCCTTGGAATCTGCCGAGGCGGCTGCGGCGAAACAATCGGGTGATCTGGCTCTCCGTGAAAAAGCGGCGGCCGCGCAGCTCATCAAGTTGGTCGAGCGCGAGCAGGCCGTGATGGTGAACGCCGAGCGGTTATCCAATCTTGAGGCCGAACTGCTGGGTGAAAAATCCCGGCTCGCCAAGGAAGCCAAGGCGCTGGAGCCCATGCGTGCGGAAACCGCCGCAGCGCTCGCGCAAGCCAAGGAAGCTGGTGAGTCGATCAAGGTTACTCAGTCCAAACTGGCCACCGAGACCGCCCGCATTGAAGCGGAAGCGGCCGCTTTGGAAGCTGCCGAAGCGGATGCGAAGAAGCAGGTCGCCGATCTGAAGGTCCGTGAAAAAGCGTTGGCCGCGCAACTCGTCAAATTGGCCGAGCGCGAACAGGCCGCGGTGATCAGCGCGGAGCATTTATCCAATCTTGAAGCCGAGCTGCTGGGCGAAAAATCCCGGCTGGCCAAGGAAGCGAAGGCGCTGGAGCCCATGCGTGCGGAAACCGCCGCGGCGCTCGCGCAAGCCAAGGAAGCGGGTGAGTCGGCCAAAGTCACTCAGGCCAAACTCGCTGCCGAGACTGCGCGGATCGAAGCCGATGCGGCGGGACTTGAAGAAGCCCAGGCCGAAGCCGAGGTGCGCGCCAAAGAGCTGGCGGCGCAGGCGAAGAAGATTGCCGCGCAAGAGAAGCAGCTCACCGCACGCGAAACCACGGCGGCCGAAATCGAAGCCCGCGCGGCGGCAGCCGAGGAAAAGGCGTTGCATGCCGTGGCCACACGCACGGCCGAAATCGAGGAGCGCGCCGCCGCGTTGAAAACGCGCGAGCAGACGCTGGCGACCCGTGAAAAGGAAGTCGCTTCATTGCGTGCCCGCATGGAAGCCGACAGTGCCGCGGCCGAAGAGGAACAAGCCTCGCTGGACGCGGCCAAAAAAGCCTTCGAGCAAAAGGCGTCCGAACTCACACGTCGCGAAACGCAGTTCGCCGAGGTCGAAAAGCAGCAGGCCGGGCAGGCGGCCCAGTTGAAAAAAGATCTCGCCGCACTGGCCAATGCCCGCGCGTTGCTTGACGCGGATCGCCAGGCGTTGGACGCCGAATACACCGCGCACACCGAAAAAGAGCAGGCCTTCGAGGCCAAACGAAAACGCATCATCCAAGACATGATGAGTGCCACCTGATTCTCAGCTTCAGTTTAATATCACACGTTCATGGCATCACAATCCGTTCCCCGTCTTCTCGTAGAACTCGCTCCACATTCCGTGCAGCTCGCAGTGATCAATGCCGCCGGCCGTCTGGAAGGTTTTAAGGAATGCGCCCTCGAGGCCGCTGCCGTCACGACGGTGCTCGCAGAAATCGCACCGGGATTGGCGACGGCCAATGCGCAGGTGCTGCTGGTGCCTGCTTCGGGTTTCGTGCTGCGTTCGTCCGCGGAGGAAGCGGCTTCGATGCGCACGACGAAGAGCTTGCTCGCGCGTGCAGAATCCGCGCCCCACGGACTGGGTTCGCCGTTGAGCGTGGTGGCGTTTGATGCGACGAACGGTTCCCGCGTGGATACCGTCGGGGCGTCGCCGTGGGTGGTCACGGGTGCCGCCACCGAACAGGTGGATGCGGCGAAAGCGCAGCTCGCGTCACTGGGTTTCTCCGCCGCGAATGTGCGGCTGGCGTTGCCGGTGCGTATTGGTGCCGTGGTGACAGCGTTGCAGGACATGCCGGAATCGACGCGCGTGCTGGTGTGGCAGGTGGGCGAGACCGACGCGCAGCTGGCGTGTGTTTCCGCGGCGGGCTGCGAGGCGGCCGGACTCGCGGCGATCGGCTTCACGCAGATTTTCGAAGCGGTGCAGGCCGGGCTGGGCCTGAAGTTTCGCGC
This window of the Rariglobus hedericola genome carries:
- a CDS encoding response regulator; this translates as MSAKLLLLRTGSAVFNAQALIATASGLYDRTFATEPEVEAALKGEKFDLILCDGRTRDAEVLELVERMRGLQPDAAILLLCAKPQLDFIVKAIRFGVRDLFHPPINLGAMIARADELLKPVYAKDEEGAFMLHCRSSLTLFLADESGSARATAASSATDGRELKTLRAECDRLGRELQEALDKQHLANATSVSRAKDIEEREQALAEMEASFSIEQKRHAAEEAAIRVAREKLEALQAASVLSVAAQAAREKQLVEAEARHAAEVNAHEEARAEVEVAEQLLSGREKQLAAARAAFDVAQKDLPLAQARLTEERAGLASLRETLGQEAAAHTQAQVALAAKQKEVAREAARIEAEAAALESAEAAAAKQSGDLALREKAAAAQLIKLVEREQAVMVNAERLSNLEAELLGEKSRLAKEAKALEPMRAETAAALAQAKEAGESIKVTQSKLATETARIEAEAAALEAAEADAKKQVADLKVREKALAAQLVKLAEREQAAVISAEHLSNLEAELLGEKSRLAKEAKALEPMRAETAAALAQAKEAGESAKVTQAKLAAETARIEADAAGLEEAQAEAEVRAKELAAQAKKIAAQEKQLTARETTAAEIEARAAAAEEKALHAVATRTAEIEERAAALKTREQTLATREKEVASLRARMEADSAAAEEEQASLDAAKKAFEQKASELTRRETQFAEVEKQQAGQAAQLKKDLAALANARALLDADRQALDAEYTAHTEKEQAFEAKRKRIIQDMMSAT